The following proteins are co-located in the Apium graveolens cultivar Ventura chromosome 5, ASM990537v1, whole genome shotgun sequence genome:
- the LOC141725132 gene encoding zinc finger BED domain-containing protein DAYSLEEPER-like: MATKTNQQPDSLRRKKSIVWDYFTVQQISAGCKKACCNQCKRSFAYVTDSKLAGTSHLKRHISTGICPVNRQKKKGMPEANQSTDAQLETTLPRKRVRSRPVSAPVHEIAKMIMVHEYPLNIVEHTGFNEFVQTMQPQVNMLNIDSVESECNNIYSWEKQGISDLLQRSLGRVNLTLDLWESHQSVGYALLTGHFIDGDWKLQRRVLSVVLVPFPDSESAFNQAVVACINDWGLDNKLFTLTLDQSFASEAVRRNLRGLLPIKNPLTLGGQLVLGNCYARVLSHLAVDALSSMVETIKKVRDIVKYVKTVESHEEKFNKLKQQLQNPSTKSLIIDDRTKWDTTYHMLVAASEVKEVFSCLDMSDPNYKQTPTMEEWRQVEILCTYLKLFYHAANILTAPTSTTADKFFHDVWKIQVELTHATMSEDNFVRSLVYPLHERFSEYWNDCNLVLAAAVVMDPTYKLDMVNFVFSRIYGKDADTWVKFVVDGVRELYLDYIPSPTFEVEDCEDFGIEIKHEDGDIPAADGLPDFDVYFSDIMSCQNVKSELELYLDEPLFPRGEGIDVLAWWKGNMQRYPTLCKMACDILSIPVSIVAPDSVFDTESKKMDSYQCSLTPLTLQALLCAKDWLKHG, translated from the coding sequence ATGGCTACTAAGACTAATCAACAGCCtgacagtttgaggagaaagaaGTCCATAGTTTGGGACTACTTTACGGTCCAGCAAATTAGTGCTGGATGTAAGAAGGCTTGCTGTAATCAGTGCAAAAGGTCATTTGCTTACGTCACTGACTCGAAGCTTGCAGGAACCAGCCATCTAAAGAGGCACATTTCAACCGGGATCTGCCCAGTTAACCGCCAGAAAAAGAAGGGGATGCCTGAGGCTAATCAATCTACTGATGCTCAGTTAGAAACCACCTTACCTAGAAAACGGGTCAGAAGTCGGCCTGTGTCAGCACCGGTCCATGAGATTGCCAAAATGATAATGGTTCATGAATATCCACTCAATATTGTGGAGCATACTGGATTTAATGAATTTGTACAGACTATGCAGCCTCAGGTCAATATGCTGAATATTGATTCTGTGGAAAGCGAGTGTAACAACATTTACAGTTGGGAGAAGCAAGGCATCTCAGACCTTCTTCAAAGGAGTTTGGGACGTGTTAACCTTACTTTAGATCTGTGGGAATCACATCAAAGCGTGGGATATGCGCTTTTAACTGGCCACTTCATTGATGGCGATTGGAAATTGCAAAGGCGGGTTCTTAGTGTTGTCCTGGTACCATTTCCTGATTCAGAATCTGCCTTCAACCAAGCTGTTGTAGCTTGCATAAACGATTGGGGTTTGGATAATAAGCTATTTACATTAACCCTTGATCAGTCTTTTGCAAGTGAAGCTGTGAGAAGAAATCTCAGAGGTTTACTCCCAATCAAGAACCCTCTTACACTCGGTGGCCAGCTAGTACTTGGGAACTGTTATGCTCGTGTCTTAAGTCATCTTGCTGTTGATGCTTTAAGTTCTATGGTGGAAACCATCAAGAAAGTCCGCGATATTGTTAAGTATGTTAAAACAGTGGAAAGTCATGAAGAAAAATTCAACAAATTGAAGCAACAGCTTCAAAATCCAAGCACAAAGAGCCTAATCATTGATGACAGAACCAAATGGGACACTACATATCATATGCTGGTGGCTGCTTCTGAAGTGAAAGAAGTTTTCTCTTGTTTGGATATGTCAGATCCCAACTACAAACAGACACCGACAATGGAAGAGTGGAGACAAGTGGAAATTCTTTGCACTTACCTGAAGCTTTTCTATCATGCTGCTAATATTTTAACTGCTCCAACTTCTACGACTGCTGATAAGTTCTTCCATGATGTGTGGAAAATTCAGGTAGAATTGACACATGCAACCATGAGCGAGGATAATTTTGTTAGGAGTCTGGTCTACCCTTTGCATGAAAGATTCAGTGAGTATTGGAATGATTGCAATCTTGTTTTGGCAGCTGCTGTGGTTATGGACCCTACGTATAAATTGGACATGGTGAATTTCGTTTTCTCTAGGATTTATGGGAAGGATGCTGACACTTGGGTCAAATTTGTAGTTGATGGTGTCCGCGAATTGTATCTTGATTACATTCCTTCACCAACTTTTGAGGTAGAAGACTGTGAAGATTTTGGGATCGAGATTAAACATGAAGATGGTGATATTCCTGCTGCTGATGGTCTGCCTGATTTCGATGTCTATTTCTCCGATATAATGAGTTGCCAAAATGTGAAATCGGAATTAGAATTGTATCTTGATGAGCCTCTTTTTCCCAGAGGAGAAGGTATAGATGTCTTGGCTTGGTGGAAAGGAAACATGCAAAGATACCCTACTCTCTGTAAGATGGCATGTGATATCTTGTCCATCCCGGTGTCAATAGTTGCTCCAGATTCAGTTTTCGACACTGAAAGTAAGAAGATGGATAGCTATCAATGCTCCCTGACTCCATTGACACTTCAGGCTCTTCTCTGTGCAAAAGATTGGCTGAAGCACGGATAG
- the LOC141661918 gene encoding protein FAR1-RELATED SEQUENCE 6-like isoform X1: MEELSLDGNQIAMGQTNEAVEERNGEEGAVEERNGEEGVTEGQTGEIERRKEFVTPAAGMEFESYDDAYNYYNCYAKEAGFRVRVKNSWFKRNSKEKYGAVLCCSSQGFKRVKDVNRLRRETRTGCPAMLRMKLVDSKRWRILEVTLDHNHLLGTKAYKSTKKMNPGTKRKLQTNSETETQTLKLYRALVIDAGGTSNSKANAREDRSCSNHPDHLNLRKGDTQAIYNYFCRMQLTNPNFFYVTDLNSGGRLRNVFWLDARCRAAINYFNDAVFFDNTYLANKYEIPLVAFVGMNHHGQPVLLGCGLLAGETKESYVWLFNTWLTCASGQSPQTIITERCNILQSAVADVFPNALHRFGLSHIMKKVPEKLGGLRNYDAIRKSLVKAVYEALKPFDFEASWGFMIQHFGISDHEWLRSLYDDRARWVPAYLKETYFAGMAAARPGETLNAFFDRYVHKQTPLKEFLDKYELALHKKHKEEVQADQESRNSTPTLKTRCSFEFQLSKVFTRDIFNKFQLEVEEMYSCFSTTQLHVDGEIIIFLVKERVLAEGNRREIRDYEVLYNRAAAEVRCICSCFNFYGYLCRHALSVLNYNGVEEIPWTYILSRWKIDYKRTCIPDQLSKCNDATSQIQRTSHLYRSALQVVEEGVISVDHYKAALQAIEESVHRVHDIEELLL; the protein is encoded by the coding sequence ATGGAAGAACTGTCACTCGATGGTAATCAAATAGCTATGGGCCAGACCAATGAGGCCGTGGAAGAAAGAAACGGGGAGGAAGGTGCCGTGGAAGAAAGAAACGGGGAGGAAGGTGTAACAGAAGGTCAGACCGGTGAAATTGAAAGAAGGAAGGAGTTTGTCACACCTGCAGCAGGCATGGAATTTGAGTCATATGATGATGCTTACAACTATTATAATTGTTATGCAAAGGAGGCTGGGTTTCGTGTAAGAGTTAAAAATTCTTGGTTCAAAAGAAATAGTAAAGAGAAGTATGGTGCAGTTCTATGCTGCAGCAGTCAGGGCttcaagagagttaaagatgtaAACCGTTTAAGAAGGGAAACAAGGACCGGTTGTCCTGCAATGCTGAGGATGAAACTAGTGGACTCTAAGAGGTGGAGGATACTTGAAGTAACTCTTGACCATAACCACTTGTTAGGTACAAAAGCCTACAAGTCGACAAAGAAGATGAACCCCGGAACCAAGAGGAAGTTGCAAACTAATTCTGAAACAGAAACACAGACATTAAAGTTGTATAGAGCACTTGTTATAGATGCAGGAGGCACCAGTAACTCCAAGGCTAATGCAAGAGAAGATAGAAGTTGTTCCAATCATCCTGATCACTTGAACTTAAGGAAAGGTGACACACAGGCCATTTACAATTATTTTTGTCGTATGCAGTTGACTAACCCAAATTTTTTCTATGTGACGGATCTTAATAGTGGTGGGCGTCTGAGGAATGTGTTCTGGCTAGATGCGAGGTGTAGGGCTGCAATTAATTACTTTAATGATGCAGTATTTTTTGACAATACTTATTTGGCAAATAAATATGAAATCCCGCTTGTGGCATTTGTTGGAATGAATCACCATGGTCAACCGGTATTACTGGGTTGTGGCCTGCTAGCTGGTGAGACAAAAGAGTCTTATGTTTGGCTATTTAATACTTGGCTTACCTGTGCATCTGGGCAATCTCCCCAAACCATAATTACAGAGAGATGCAATATTTTGCAAAGTGCAGTTGCAGATGTTTTTCCAAATGCTCTACATCGTTTTGGTTTGTCGCACATCATGAAAAAAGTTCCAGAGAAGTTGGGAGGACTTCGCAACTATGATGCTATTAGAAAGTCATTGGTTAAAGCGGTTTATGAGGCCTTGAAACCTTTTGACTTTGAAGCGTCGTGGGGATTTATGATTCAGCATTTTGGTATTAGTGATCATGAGTGGCTTCGGTCCTTGTATGACGATCGAGCACGGTGGGTTCCTGCCTACCTAAAAGAGACTTATTTTGCCGGAATGGCTGCTGCACGACCTGGTGAGACACTCAATGCTTTTTTTGATAGATATGTCCATAAACAAACTCCTTTGAAAGAATTTCTGGATAAGTATGAGTTAGCTTTACACAAGAAGCACAAGGAGGAAGTACAAGCAGATCAGGAATCGAGAAATTCAACTCCTACGCTGAAAACAAGATGTTCTTTTGAATTTCAGCTATCAAAAGTGTTTACTAGAGATATTTTTAATAAGTTTCAGTTAGAGGTGGAGGAAATGTATTCTTGTTTCAGTACTACTCAACTGCATGTTGACGGGGAAATTATAATATTCTTGGTGAAGGAGCGTGTCTTGGCTGAAGGTAATAGGAGAGAGATTAGGGATTATGAAGTTCTGTACAATAGAGCAGCAGCAGAAGTTCGTTGCATATGTAGCTGTTTCAATTTCTATGGTTATTTATGTCGTCATGCATTGTCAGTGCTTAACTATAATGGGGTAGAGGAGATCCCCTGGACATACATTCTCTCAAGATGGAAAATAGATTACAAGCGCACGTGTATTCCAGACCAGTTGTCCAAATGCAATGACGCCACCAGCCAGATTCAGCGGACTTCTCACCTATATAGAAGCGCATTACAAGTTGTCGAGGAGGGGGTGATTTCAGTCGACCACTACAAGGCTGCTTTGCAGGCAATCGAAGAATCAGTGCATAGAGTTCATGATATCGAAGAATTACTGCTATAA
- the LOC141661918 gene encoding protein FAR1-RELATED SEQUENCE 6-like isoform X2, with amino-acid sequence MEELSLDGNQIAMGQTNEAVEERNGEEGVTEGQTGEIERRKEFVTPAAGMEFESYDDAYNYYNCYAKEAGFRVRVKNSWFKRNSKEKYGAVLCCSSQGFKRVKDVNRLRRETRTGCPAMLRMKLVDSKRWRILEVTLDHNHLLGTKAYKSTKKMNPGTKRKLQTNSETETQTLKLYRALVIDAGGTSNSKANAREDRSCSNHPDHLNLRKGDTQAIYNYFCRMQLTNPNFFYVTDLNSGGRLRNVFWLDARCRAAINYFNDAVFFDNTYLANKYEIPLVAFVGMNHHGQPVLLGCGLLAGETKESYVWLFNTWLTCASGQSPQTIITERCNILQSAVADVFPNALHRFGLSHIMKKVPEKLGGLRNYDAIRKSLVKAVYEALKPFDFEASWGFMIQHFGISDHEWLRSLYDDRARWVPAYLKETYFAGMAAARPGETLNAFFDRYVHKQTPLKEFLDKYELALHKKHKEEVQADQESRNSTPTLKTRCSFEFQLSKVFTRDIFNKFQLEVEEMYSCFSTTQLHVDGEIIIFLVKERVLAEGNRREIRDYEVLYNRAAAEVRCICSCFNFYGYLCRHALSVLNYNGVEEIPWTYILSRWKIDYKRTCIPDQLSKCNDATSQIQRTSHLYRSALQVVEEGVISVDHYKAALQAIEESVHRVHDIEELLL; translated from the exons ATGGAAGAACTGTCACTCGATGGTAATCAAATAGCTATGGGCCAGACCAATGAGGCCGTGGAAGAAAGAAACGGGGAGGAAG GTGTAACAGAAGGTCAGACCGGTGAAATTGAAAGAAGGAAGGAGTTTGTCACACCTGCAGCAGGCATGGAATTTGAGTCATATGATGATGCTTACAACTATTATAATTGTTATGCAAAGGAGGCTGGGTTTCGTGTAAGAGTTAAAAATTCTTGGTTCAAAAGAAATAGTAAAGAGAAGTATGGTGCAGTTCTATGCTGCAGCAGTCAGGGCttcaagagagttaaagatgtaAACCGTTTAAGAAGGGAAACAAGGACCGGTTGTCCTGCAATGCTGAGGATGAAACTAGTGGACTCTAAGAGGTGGAGGATACTTGAAGTAACTCTTGACCATAACCACTTGTTAGGTACAAAAGCCTACAAGTCGACAAAGAAGATGAACCCCGGAACCAAGAGGAAGTTGCAAACTAATTCTGAAACAGAAACACAGACATTAAAGTTGTATAGAGCACTTGTTATAGATGCAGGAGGCACCAGTAACTCCAAGGCTAATGCAAGAGAAGATAGAAGTTGTTCCAATCATCCTGATCACTTGAACTTAAGGAAAGGTGACACACAGGCCATTTACAATTATTTTTGTCGTATGCAGTTGACTAACCCAAATTTTTTCTATGTGACGGATCTTAATAGTGGTGGGCGTCTGAGGAATGTGTTCTGGCTAGATGCGAGGTGTAGGGCTGCAATTAATTACTTTAATGATGCAGTATTTTTTGACAATACTTATTTGGCAAATAAATATGAAATCCCGCTTGTGGCATTTGTTGGAATGAATCACCATGGTCAACCGGTATTACTGGGTTGTGGCCTGCTAGCTGGTGAGACAAAAGAGTCTTATGTTTGGCTATTTAATACTTGGCTTACCTGTGCATCTGGGCAATCTCCCCAAACCATAATTACAGAGAGATGCAATATTTTGCAAAGTGCAGTTGCAGATGTTTTTCCAAATGCTCTACATCGTTTTGGTTTGTCGCACATCATGAAAAAAGTTCCAGAGAAGTTGGGAGGACTTCGCAACTATGATGCTATTAGAAAGTCATTGGTTAAAGCGGTTTATGAGGCCTTGAAACCTTTTGACTTTGAAGCGTCGTGGGGATTTATGATTCAGCATTTTGGTATTAGTGATCATGAGTGGCTTCGGTCCTTGTATGACGATCGAGCACGGTGGGTTCCTGCCTACCTAAAAGAGACTTATTTTGCCGGAATGGCTGCTGCACGACCTGGTGAGACACTCAATGCTTTTTTTGATAGATATGTCCATAAACAAACTCCTTTGAAAGAATTTCTGGATAAGTATGAGTTAGCTTTACACAAGAAGCACAAGGAGGAAGTACAAGCAGATCAGGAATCGAGAAATTCAACTCCTACGCTGAAAACAAGATGTTCTTTTGAATTTCAGCTATCAAAAGTGTTTACTAGAGATATTTTTAATAAGTTTCAGTTAGAGGTGGAGGAAATGTATTCTTGTTTCAGTACTACTCAACTGCATGTTGACGGGGAAATTATAATATTCTTGGTGAAGGAGCGTGTCTTGGCTGAAGGTAATAGGAGAGAGATTAGGGATTATGAAGTTCTGTACAATAGAGCAGCAGCAGAAGTTCGTTGCATATGTAGCTGTTTCAATTTCTATGGTTATTTATGTCGTCATGCATTGTCAGTGCTTAACTATAATGGGGTAGAGGAGATCCCCTGGACATACATTCTCTCAAGATGGAAAATAGATTACAAGCGCACGTGTATTCCAGACCAGTTGTCCAAATGCAATGACGCCACCAGCCAGATTCAGCGGACTTCTCACCTATATAGAAGCGCATTACAAGTTGTCGAGGAGGGGGTGATTTCAGTCGACCACTACAAGGCTGCTTTGCAGGCAATCGAAGAATCAGTGCATAGAGTTCATGATATCGAAGAATTACTGCTATAA
- the LOC141661919 gene encoding uncharacterized protein LOC141661919, whose translation MASTLLTPLLNLSTSSSSHSSTATSYLKVTNNNFQNHAEPVFSTSYGYCRTKPSQKNRRSVCVKCSKNEENGTEDESSPAFNPFGFVTDNASSRTAIQLPESPAEDGNVGQMLYRTEDKGKEFGSYVKAGGFRWFVRETGSARSDRGTVIFLHGAPTQSYSYRVVMSQMADAGFRCYAPDWLGFGFSEKPLPKYDFDYTEIEFHKEFDKLLDVLEVNAPFYLVVQGFLVGSFGLTWALKNPTRILKLAIMNSPLTASSPIPGLFQQLRIPLLGEFTCQNAVMAERFIEAGSAYVLKLEKADVYRLPYLSSSGPGFALLEATKRTNFRDISSQIADGFASGRWDKPILVAWGISDKYLPQSVAEEFQKGNPALIQLKLIEGAGHMPQEDWPEKVVDALKYFF comes from the exons ATGGCTTCAACTCTTCTTACTCCTCTTCTCAATCTTTCAACTTCATCATCTTCTCATTCTTCTACAGCCACTTCTTACTTGAAAGTTACTAATAACAACTTTCAAAACCATGCTGAGCCAGTTTTCAGCACAAGCTATGGTTACTGCAGGACAAAACCATCACAAAAGAACAGGAGATCAGTCTGTGTCAAGTGTTCTAAAAATGAAGAAAATGGAACGGAAGACGAGTCGTCGCCAGCGTTTAATCCTTTCGGCTTTGTTACTGATAATGCTTCTAGTAGGACTGCCATTCAGCTCCCTGAATCACCTGCTGAGGATGGCAATGTTGGCCAAATGCTTTAT AGGACAGAGGATAAAGGAAAGGAATTTGGCTCCTATGTTAAAGCAGGAGGGTTTAGATGGTTTGTGAGAGAAACAG GCTCGGCTAGAAGCGATCGTGGTACAGTTATTTTCCTACATGGAGCTCCAACACAATCCTATAGTTATCGAGTTGTTATGTCTCAA ATGGCTGATGCTGGCTTTCGCTGCTATGCACCTGATTGGTTAGGGTTTGGTTTCAGTGAGAAGCCACTGCCAAAATACGATTTTGACTACACTG AGATAGAGTTCCACAAGGAATTTGATAAATTACTGGATGTGCTTGAAGTTAATGCACCTTTTTACCTAGTAGTTCAG GGATTTCTGGTGGGATCATTTGGACTAACTTGGGCATTGAAAAATCCAACTAGAATATTGAAGCTTGCAATTATGAACAGTCCATTGACAGCATCCTCTCCCATTCCTGGACTATTTCAACAGCTCAG AATCCCGCTCTTAGGTGAATTTACCTGCCAGAATGCTGTAATGGCTGAGCGCTTTATTGAAGCAGGTAGCGC CTATGTCCTAAAGCTGGAGAAGGCTGATGTTTATCGATTACCATATTTGTCAAGCAGCGGACCTGGATTTG CTTTGCTTGAAGCAACAAAACGAACAAACTTCAGAGATATCTCAAGTCAAATAGCAGATGGCTTTGCATCTGGAAG ATGGGATAAACCAATTTTAGTAGCTTGGGGAATTTCAGACAAGTATCTTCCTCAATCTGTGGCTGAAGAGTTTCAGAAAGGAAATCCTGCTCTTATCCAGCTTAAACTGATCGAAGGTGCTGGTCACATGCCTCAAGAGGACTG GCCTGAGAAAGTCGTCGATGCTCTAAAATACTTTTTCTGA
- the LOC141725133 gene encoding uncharacterized protein LOC141725133 gives MIHSYVLKLEKADVYRLPYLSSSGPGFALLEATKRTNFRDISSQIADGFASGRWDKPILVAWGISDKYLPQSVAEEFQKGNPALIQLKLIEGAGHMPQEDWPEKVVDALKKIF, from the exons ATGATCCACAG CTATGTCCTAAAGCTGGAGAAGGCTGATGTTTATCGATTACCATATCTGTCAAGCAGCGGACCTGGATTTG CTTTGCTTGAAGCAACAAAAAGAACAAACTTCAGAGATATCTCAAGTCAAATAGCAGATGGCTTTGCATCTGGAAG ATGGGATAAACCAATTTTAGTAGCTTGGGGAATTTCAGACAAGTATCTTCCTCAATCTGTGGCTGAAGAGTTTCAGAAAGGAAATCCTGCTCTTATCCAGCTTAAACTCATCGAAGGTGCTGGTCACATGCCTCAAGAGGACTG GCCTGAGAAAGTCGTCGATGCTCTAAAAAAAATTTTCTGA